Genomic segment of Drosophila simulans strain w501 chromosome 2R, Prin_Dsim_3.1, whole genome shotgun sequence:
GGAAGAGAGCGACTCGCCGCGTAGTGGTATTTGTGAGTGCCTGCAAAAATCGCACACTTCCATAGATCGCACGGCTCTCCCGTTCACGTATACAAAGCGAGCCTCCAATTGAAAGTGAAGAGCGAGTGAAATCATGAGACTGTGTGCGTGGGTCTATCGAAAATAAGCACACCAGCGTAAGTTTTCTCTCAGTAAGTCACACATATAGATCGAATGGGGTTTGGGAGGTCGAATGGGCTGACAGCTAATTTAGACGCAAAAAGACTGTTCGCATGAAGAGACATTGCTTTGGAATAATCATGGAGTAgaattaagtaattttaataCTACATATTAAACTTTGTTGTGCTAAGAAATACGTGCGGAAAATcatgcaaacaataaaatgacTCAAAGTACAGCCTGTGCATTGCCTTATACACATTTTGTGGTAATTTTCCATCGGTTTCTGGCTTGTTTGTCAATAACAAAGCGGATTTTGTGGATGAGGGGAAAAGGCGAGTGCGGAAGGAGAGAGATGCGGAGGCCACGCGAATGTTGGTTGGTTGAAAGATTAGCGATGGTGTGGGAAAGATCGAGGAGGGGTAAGCAGTGAAAGAGAGTAAACGGGCGAGAACGAACCGGGTCAGATCAGCGATAGCCACACCCAGAACCGAataaatcgaatttaaattcTTGTTATCGACATCGGACGAGAGTTGGGCTATATGTTCCGTTTTCGTTCAGCCAACTCAGTGTAGATTTTCTCTTCACATAAGCCGGTAGCATACAGTTATGGCAAAGTTTATAAATGAGATCGGTGGACTTCTCGATTCCTGTAGAGCTCGAGAGGTTTTGATGGAGGTATTATGCCAAAGTGCCCAATTGGTAATAGGATACCAAATCAAGCGGAGTCCAGACCTAAACAATGTGGGCTCAGAAGACTCTGGGGAGCCACCTGTGCTTCGGTACACTGTGGACAGCGGACTGCACGACTATGAACCGGATCGCATTACGTCTGTATTGACGGTGATGTCGAATGCGGTGGATCTGCTTTTCTATCCCGTCGACACCATTTGCTGGCTGGCCAGGCACAAAGTTTTCGATGTCAAAAAACAGGAGACCTGGCGCTATGTGAACTCCATACTCAGCATGGTCTCTGCATACCTAAACGTCTTGAGAACATCAAGGATTCTCTTACAAGATGGCTATAAACTGAGCCACTTTGATGTTTTGTCCCTTGCACACTTTTCAATCGATCTGCTTCACACCATCTGCAGTTTGCCAAGGGGTTACCTGTGGGGCATGAAGCATTCATCCGTTTACATGGGAGTTATTGGCACCATTTCTGCTGGACTGGGAATTTGCCAGATCTTGACCAAAAGAAGGCTACCCAAGTAGAAGGTTTTGACATTGATGCCGATTTTGGTGAATGAAATTTGAAGATAGTCGTTATCGTATTTTTGGCACGGTGATATTGATAAGAAATTTGTATAAGCCTTTAGTTGGCATTCGTTTTATAAGCagtacaataaaaataattttaaatacctacacttgaatttatttatgtatttttgactTTTCTTGCTATTAATAATAAAGACGCAGTAGTTGTCAAAAAGGCCTAATCAGGGGACATTGTAAAGCATTTAGCTCATCTCCACGCTAGGCTTGCGGGTTCTTAAAAGGTCGTAGAagaattgttatttatttcaattctataaacgtatatttttaagaacCCGAAATCTTTTTAGCGCTTAAGTTATCGATAACAATTTCCATTTAGACTATCGTTGATCACCCGGTTCgctcttttatttcattccgTCCTTGTCTCCTCCTGATCTCTTCCACACACTTCCACTAAACCGCTTCACTTGCGCCAGACCTTCGCTCTCACTTACACTAACGCAATCTTTTGCCCGCTTGACTACAAATTTGAGGTTGTTTACAAACAACCTGAAATAGTGTAAGCGACGAGGAATGGAAAATTACCACAAAATGTGTATAGCAAATGGTTTTGCGTCTTTACAACAGATTTTCAGCTGAATGTACGGACTGTACTTTTAGCAATTGAATTGTAACACACTGCATATAcgatatttgtatttattactGTAAACTGATTCCCATTTGGGTTGCTTTCATGCGTACTGCCTTTTGCCTTCTGAGTTAGCAATCTGCCCATCCAACTTCCCGAAATCCATTTGATATATACGTGTGACTTACTGAGAGAAAATCTATACTGGTGTGTTAATTTTCGATTGACCCACGCACACAGTCTCATGATTTTACTCGCTCTTCACTTTCAATTGGAGGCTCGTTTTGTATACGTGAACGGGAGAGCCGTGCGATCTATGGAAGTGTGCGATTTTTGCAGGCACTCACACATACCATCACACTGCTCTGCGATCTCTCGCTCTCACTAACCGGCTATCGGTGTGCCTGTATGTTTGCTGATGTTGGTGCTTCGCCTCTATTTACCAAtaccatttaatatttaaatgcgctCTGGCTCTCTGTTTATGTTTGAAGCCGGCTGAATCGGATCAGCTGTTTTGATACCAGATCCTAAAGGAATTGGTTCGGGACTGATTGGGTTATTTGATCAAGTTTAAAGCAAAATAATTATGCAAGACTGTACTTTATTTTACGATGCTTCTAGAATGTTTTCCTCACAAAGTATACATTTGGGTGAGGCCCCATTCTGGTTTTTAGAGGCCCCTGTCGAGTGTCGACAAATATGGCGATGCCTCTTCATTCCCCTCACAATGTCCGTCAATCTTCTCTGAGTTGATTGTTAGTCTACACGCAGCACCCGGTactatacatacgtatgtacatatatgataCGATAAGCCAGCGCCCGTTCTCTGTCTCTATCGCTCCCTCGAATCGCACTGATTCAGTCGGGTATAAAAGGCAGCGAGCTCTCCCAGTCAGTATTCAGTAAGCAACAAGTGTGCGAGCTAATAACAGCTACCAGCTGAGCAACTAACAAGTTTTTTCCAAGTGAAACCTATAATCAAACAGCAAGATGCGTTTGGGACAGACCGTACCTAACTTCGAGGCCGACACAACCAAGGGGCCCATTAAATTCCACGAGTGGCAGGGCAACTCGTAAGTGCCATCAAACCCTTTTCCTCTGATCGAATCTCACCAATTCTCCCTCGGATCGCCAGCTGGGTGGTGCTCTTCTCTCACCCCGCCGACTTCACGCCCGTCTGCACCACTGAGCTGGGCAGGATTGCGGTGCACCAGCCGGAGTTCGCCAAGCGGAACACCAAGTGCCTGGCGCATTCCGTTGACGCATTGCACTCGCACGTGGACTGGGTGAACGACATCAAGAGCTATTGCCTGGACATTCCCGGGGACTTCCCCTACCCGATCATCGCCGACCCCACTCGCGACCTGGCCGTCAGCCTGGGCATGCTCGACGAGGAGCAGAAGAAGGATCCCGAGGTGGGCAAGACCATCCGCGCCCTGTTCATCATCAGTCCGGACCATAAGGTGCGCCTCTCCATGTTCTACCCCATGTCCACTGGTCGCAACGTTGAGTAAGTACCTCTTTCGGGCTACAACTGTTGTTAATCTCAACTGACGGTCCTGTAATCTTACAGTGAGATCCTGAGGACCATTGACTCCCTGCAGCTGACTGATCGCCTCAAGGTAGTGGCCACTCCCGCCAACTGGACCGTAAGTTTTTCTACCCACTTAATGCAAACTGTTCCGAACTAACTGATTCTGTTTCATAAACAGCCTGGCACTAAGGTCATGATCCTGCCCACTGTCACCGATGCGGAGGCTCACAAGCTCTTCCCCAAGGGATTTGACAAGGTATCCATGCCGTCTGGAGTAAACTACGTTCGCACCACTGAGAACTATTAAAGACCTACCAGCATGTATTTTTCTTCCTGATGTGCcataaaaagttaattactgctaaatAAACATTATATATTCTGAAACTATTACTTAAAATCattcttattttaataaatattattttgtcaGCTTTGCCCTcacaaaatattacaaaactAGAGAGAATATTATAGTCGCTTTACTTGACTATCCATTAGTCAACTAGTTGGGTGTTGtaggaatatatttaaaaactgcaaacaaattataaaagcaACAGAGAACGCTATAATCAGATACCCGTTTCCCAAATAGCCTTGCACTAAGGTCATGATTCTACAAATGTCACCGATGAGTAGTAAACTACCACAGAGAactattacatttttatcttATCAGCTGGTTATACTACGTcgtatataaattataagccTTAAAGTACAAGATTTTAGTGTACAATAAAGATTGGTATTACAGGAGGTgctatgtattttatatttttacacaattcaatttttacTGTGCACTTGCTTTGTTTATTCTTATACCCGGTTACTCATTGaaaagtatataatatattgaaGGAAGCATTTCTGACCTTATAAAGTATATGAAGTCTTTATTAGAAGCAATTGCAGTGTACATTTGGCCATGTTTGTCCAGTTTGTGGGTCAGACAGCGGGACAGAGATCGGGACAGAGATCAGTCCCGCTGTCGGTTCCGCAGTCTGTCCCGCtttctcatatttttattagacTTGCAAAAAACTTATTGCCAGCAGTCTAACGCCCAAAAGCCACCAAACCGGTattcccaatatctatcgatatcccagaaaaatttcTCGTTCGCATTCACAATAGCTGActaaagggtatctgatagtcggaaaactcgactatagcatcctctcttgttttatttcaatacttaaattgaattgcattatattaaaagtatgtacatatgtagaaggaagcgttttcgaccctataaagtatatatattctcaaTCATGATTGCTAGACTAGTCGATCTGGCGGTATCTGTATGTGAGTTCGGATCTAATAAGGCTAAAAAGTTGAGATTAGACATGCAAATTTCAGTCAACGCCTGTGCTGAAATATTGGCAAATTGCCAaacccacacttttgaaaaagttgtCTACgatttttcatttagttttttgcCATGGGACTTTCATCGATATTGCTAgacaaatttttgcattttattaaaataaaaaaaatattcattcgCAATTTTGtgtcaaaataatatttattaaaataagaatattttaagtaataGTTTcagaatatataatttttatttagcagtaattaactttTATGGCACAACAGGAAGAAAAATACATGCTGGTAGGTCTTTAATAGTTCTCAGTGGTGCGAACGTAGTTTACTCCAGACGGCATGGATACCTTGTCAAATCCCTTGG
This window contains:
- the LOC27207204 gene encoding peroxiredoxin-6 yields the protein MRLGQTVPNFEADTTKGPIKFHEWQGNSWVVLFSHPADFTPVCTTELGRIAVHQPEFAKRNTKCLAHSVDALHSHVDWVNDIKSYCLDIPGDFPYPIIADPTRDLAVSLGMLDEEQKKDPEVGKTIRALFIISPDHKVRLSMFYPMSTGRNVDEILRTIDSLQLTDRLKVVATPANWTPGTKVMILPTVTDAEAHKLFPKGFDKVSMPSGVNYVRTTENY
- the LOC120284336 gene encoding peroxisomal membrane protein 11C, producing the protein MAKFINEIGGLLDSCRAREVLMEVLCQSAQLVIGYQIKRSPDLNNVGSEDSGEPPVLRYTVDSGLHDYEPDRITSVLTVMSNAVDLLFYPVDTICWLARHKVFDVKKQETWRYVNSILSMVSAYLNVLRTSRILLQDGYKLSHFDVLSLAHFSIDLLHTICSLPRGYLWGMKHSSVYMGVIGTISAGLGICQILTKRRLPK